The proteins below come from a single Treponema phagedenis genomic window:
- a CDS encoding S41 family peptidase has protein sequence MKTSKIRILIMASIFIIACVLAFPPVLSAFPRQETTEDIHIKNIQEVYEMLQKYYVDEVDPKILYKGAMEGMLNSLKDPYTVFIEKSSIAGVDLQDVTKGFFGGIGVTITKANTSTPEKPAYLEVLSPIEGTPGWRAGLQPGDLIIKIGDISTADITMEEILSKLRGPIGTKVDITVLRGKSLEFPLSIVRDKIEVPTVKYAKIEPDIAYVRLITFNPLTAPRMEEAVVELQKRGCTKLILDLRNNTGGIITGAVNVVSSFIDSGTVVSTKSRIPNQNMVFTVNKNVTKFPQSMPIIVLINKGSASASEIVAGALKDYKRAYLVGETTYGKGVVQQIFDINQDEGFKMTVSKYYTPSDANIDKQGIPPDFEIKTPELSEEEETALIKLFADNKIASYVEKNKSLNKTEIENFAKNLSKEYKLTVQLLKRLIVQEYNRKRISPPVYDLEYDEQLRKSVDIIKNTNIFELLKKTKTIHMLQDEAEQKQAQEKTAS, from the coding sequence ATGAAAACGAGTAAAATACGAATACTTATAATGGCATCAATTTTTATTATTGCCTGTGTTTTAGCATTTCCCCCGGTACTTTCCGCTTTTCCGCGACAAGAAACAACGGAAGATATTCACATTAAAAACATTCAAGAAGTGTATGAAATGCTTCAAAAATATTATGTGGACGAGGTAGATCCAAAAATTTTGTACAAGGGTGCAATGGAAGGTATGTTAAATTCATTAAAAGACCCTTACACCGTTTTCATCGAAAAAAGCAGCATCGCCGGAGTAGACTTACAGGATGTTACTAAGGGCTTTTTCGGCGGTATCGGCGTAACAATCACAAAAGCCAATACTTCCACGCCTGAAAAACCCGCCTATCTGGAAGTTTTGTCGCCGATTGAAGGCACCCCCGGCTGGCGGGCAGGTTTGCAGCCCGGCGATTTAATCATAAAAATCGGAGATATTTCCACTGCCGATATAACAATGGAAGAAATTCTTAGTAAACTGCGCGGACCTATCGGTACAAAGGTTGATATTACTGTTTTACGCGGAAAATCCTTGGAGTTTCCGCTTTCAATTGTTCGGGATAAAATAGAAGTTCCTACCGTAAAATATGCGAAAATAGAGCCTGACATTGCCTATGTCCGCTTAATCACCTTTAATCCGTTGACCGCTCCGCGCATGGAAGAAGCTGTTGTCGAACTACAAAAGCGGGGATGCACAAAACTCATTTTAGATCTGCGCAATAATACCGGCGGCATCATTACCGGCGCTGTAAACGTGGTCAGCTCTTTTATTGATTCAGGTACGGTTGTTTCCACAAAATCACGAATCCCGAATCAAAATATGGTTTTTACTGTAAATAAAAATGTGACTAAATTCCCTCAATCAATGCCTATTATTGTGTTAATAAACAAAGGATCAGCTTCCGCATCGGAAATTGTTGCAGGCGCATTAAAAGACTATAAGCGCGCCTATCTTGTCGGCGAAACCACATACGGAAAAGGAGTGGTGCAGCAGATATTTGACATAAACCAAGATGAGGGCTTTAAAATGACTGTCTCAAAATACTATACCCCAAGCGACGCCAATATCGACAAACAAGGAATTCCCCCCGATTTTGAGATAAAAACACCGGAGCTTTCCGAAGAAGAAGAGACGGCTTTAATAAAACTTTTTGCGGACAATAAAATCGCGTCATATGTGGAAAAAAATAAGAGTTTGAACAAAACTGAAATAGAAAATTTTGCAAAAAATCTTTCAAAAGAGTATAAGCTTACCGTACAACTTCTCAAACGGCTTATTGTGCAAGAATACAATCGAAAACGCATTTCTCCGCCGGTATATGATTTGGAATATGACGAACAGCTTCGTAAAAGTGTTGACATCATAAAAAACACCAATATTTTTGAACTTCTGAAAAAAACAAAAACCATTCATATGCTGCAAGATGAGGCTGAGCAAAAGCAAGCACAGGAAAAAACAGCATCGTAA
- a CDS encoding STAS domain-containing protein (This anti-anti-sigma factor, or anti-sigma factor antagonist, belongs to a family that includes characterized members SpoIIAA, RsbV, RsfA, and RsfB.), whose amino-acid sequence MNTIIPGFDDEKDESLKMRLQIIDDLEHCIIIFLEGYVDTYNSTYFQKRITKVIDAGFVKIIFNCGALNYISSTGIGSFTAFLKTVKPKGGDIVLLNIQPKVYEVFQLLGFSQFFNVKDSLAEALNFFKNNGSLTKNNVFPKIFACPICSKKLKATRPGRFRCSKCKTILAIDDNAQVMLG is encoded by the coding sequence ATGAATACTATTATTCCTGGTTTTGATGATGAAAAAGACGAAAGTCTGAAAATGCGTTTACAAATAATTGACGATTTGGAACACTGTATTATTATTTTTTTAGAAGGATACGTTGATACGTATAATTCAACTTATTTTCAAAAACGCATTACGAAGGTTATTGATGCGGGGTTTGTCAAAATAATCTTTAATTGTGGGGCATTAAACTATATTTCATCAACAGGAATAGGCTCTTTTACCGCCTTTTTAAAAACAGTTAAGCCAAAAGGCGGAGATATTGTCCTTTTAAACATTCAACCGAAAGTATACGAAGTGTTCCAACTTTTAGGCTTCTCTCAATTTTTTAATGTAAAAGATTCTCTTGCGGAGGCTCTTAACTTTTTTAAGAATAACGGGTCTTTGACAAAAAATAATGTTTTTCCAAAAATTTTTGCCTGCCCGATTTGTTCAAAAAAATTGAAAGCAACACGACCGGGAAGATTCCGTTGTTCGAAATGTAAAACCATCTTAGCGATTGATGATAACGCCCAAGTTATGCTTGGTTAA
- a CDS encoding sigma 54-interacting transcriptional regulator, protein MEKVLYVAEFEEDVLMLQTFAEGLWDITPVYKNTDIIEALKKDHFSFILFDFNIPQIFPMKVLKTITAEYAEIPVFLLSRAYELPFERRLPHKNIRTGFRIPYLFDDLHKKIVRHKNNYNSFFIKKLDSSIDKEISELLWGISLNIQKLKYDIFLAAQSSHAVLLQGETGTGKEIVAKLIHEFSNRKNFSFIPVDSGSIHLDLAESILFGTEKGSFTGAESKIGLFSAANKGTLFLDEVENMSLDLQMKFLRVLDSKTFYPLGSTTSKHSDFRLISASNKNLKKMALEGKFREDLYYRIDVIRIEIPPLRERKEDIMVVAEKYIKNQHKTLSLKAVKKLEKYNWPGNIRELFNCLDRAAWATGDNPVIDESAILF, encoded by the coding sequence ATGGAAAAAGTTTTGTATGTTGCGGAATTTGAGGAAGACGTTCTTATGCTTCAAACATTTGCTGAAGGTCTTTGGGATATCACACCGGTATATAAAAATACCGATATTATTGAAGCTTTAAAAAAAGATCATTTTTCTTTTATTCTTTTTGATTTTAATATTCCACAAATTTTTCCTATGAAGGTATTAAAAACCATCACAGCGGAGTACGCTGAAATTCCTGTTTTTTTGCTATCGCGTGCTTATGAGTTACCGTTTGAAAGAAGACTGCCACATAAAAACATACGAACAGGTTTTAGAATTCCGTATCTTTTTGATGATTTGCACAAAAAAATTGTCAGGCATAAAAATAATTATAATTCCTTTTTTATAAAAAAACTTGATTCGTCAATAGATAAAGAAATATCCGAATTGCTCTGGGGAATCAGTTTGAATATACAAAAGCTAAAGTATGATATTTTTCTTGCCGCCCAATCATCTCATGCGGTTTTATTACAAGGAGAGACGGGAACAGGAAAAGAGATAGTTGCAAAACTTATCCACGAGTTTTCAAACAGAAAAAACTTTAGCTTTATTCCGGTTGATTCAGGAAGTATTCACTTAGACCTTGCGGAAAGCATTCTTTTCGGGACAGAAAAAGGAAGTTTTACCGGGGCGGAATCAAAAATCGGACTTTTTTCTGCCGCAAATAAAGGAACACTCTTTCTTGACGAAGTTGAAAACATGAGTCTTGACTTACAAATGAAGTTTTTGCGCGTGCTGGACTCAAAGACCTTCTACCCGCTTGGTTCCACAACTTCAAAACACTCGGATTTTAGACTTATTTCTGCCTCAAATAAAAATCTAAAAAAAATGGCATTGGAGGGGAAATTTCGAGAAGACTTATATTATCGAATTGATGTGATAAGAATAGAAATTCCGCCGCTAAGGGAAAGAAAAGAAGATATTATGGTAGTAGCAGAAAAATATATTAAAAATCAACATAAGACTTTGAGTCTAAAAGCTGTTAAAAAGCTGGAAAAATATAATTGGCCGGGAAATATTCGGGAGTTATTTAACTGTCTTGACAGAGCAGCATGGGCGACCGGCGATAATCCGGTGATTGATGAAAGTGCTATTCTTTTTTAG
- a CDS encoding RsmE family RNA methyltransferase — MKQLLVNAEVDVDGTVKLSGKDYHYLATVLRKRIGDIVILDLPSCGTVAAEIIDIRAQKKELDLQIKTGLEGLTQPPPFEIVLLQWLIRGQKMDSVIRQATELGVSRIIPIAGEFSLIKEENEKQTERRRRIIKEARQQSGSVIQTEISSVQTLDCALKNLNTAYQKSSIVKLLFTEKKSADSMLHTCLSSRPKTVIIAIGAEGGMSVQEVTGLKNAGFIPVHLHTNILRAETAAITACAAVHTILSEGETWQLPE, encoded by the coding sequence ATGAAACAACTTTTGGTTAATGCAGAGGTCGATGTTGACGGGACAGTTAAGCTTTCGGGAAAAGATTACCATTATTTAGCTACCGTTTTGCGTAAACGAATCGGCGATATAGTTATTTTGGATTTGCCTTCCTGTGGCACAGTTGCGGCGGAAATCATCGACATACGCGCGCAAAAAAAAGAGCTTGACCTGCAAATAAAAACAGGCTTGGAAGGTTTGACTCAACCGCCGCCGTTTGAAATTGTGCTTTTACAATGGCTTATCAGAGGGCAGAAAATGGATTCGGTCATTCGGCAAGCAACGGAGCTCGGCGTTTCCCGTATTATTCCGATAGCGGGAGAATTTTCTTTAATAAAAGAAGAAAATGAAAAGCAAACAGAGAGGCGCAGAAGAATTATAAAAGAAGCTCGCCAGCAATCCGGCTCAGTGATACAAACCGAAATTTCTTCAGTGCAAACACTTGATTGCGCGCTGAAAAATTTAAACACAGCCTATCAAAAAAGCTCTATTGTAAAACTTTTATTCACGGAAAAAAAATCCGCCGATTCAATGCTGCACACTTGCTTGAGTTCTCGCCCGAAAACTGTTATCATTGCAATAGGCGCGGAAGGCGGAATGAGTGTGCAGGAAGTAACTGGTTTAAAAAATGCGGGATTTATTCCAGTACATTTGCACACAAATATTTTGCGGGCGGAAACGGCGGCTATTACCGCCTGTGCTGCCGTACACACCATTTTAAGTGAGGGAGAAACATGGCAGTTACCAGAATAA
- a CDS encoding rRNA methylase encodes MLPIIIVLARPEKSKNIGSVCRAMANSDCAELRITGNASDYDQEEICRLAIHADNIWKTARFFEPSVEGLRQAVYDCAIVAGTTRRMGEKRKSWGMAPEQFASFAFEQGAGKAAIVFGNERTGLTDKELDICSLAINIPSAQNFPSLNLSHAVQIICYELFRKFSPRKYGYEKISMQEVTLLSEKINEYLCLAGLFRHAGKEDNQRFMEEIIGRAGMSKKEAARFEKLFKKLAYIKTKKE; translated from the coding sequence ATGCTACCTATCATTATTGTTTTGGCAAGACCTGAAAAAAGCAAAAATATCGGATCTGTTTGCCGCGCAATGGCAAACTCCGATTGCGCCGAGCTCAGAATAACGGGCAATGCTTCGGATTATGATCAAGAAGAGATTTGCAGATTAGCAATTCATGCGGATAATATTTGGAAAACCGCCCGCTTTTTTGAGCCTTCGGTTGAAGGACTGCGGCAAGCGGTCTACGATTGCGCTATTGTTGCGGGAACAACCAGAAGAATGGGAGAAAAAAGAAAATCATGGGGGATGGCGCCCGAGCAGTTTGCATCGTTCGCATTTGAGCAAGGCGCCGGAAAAGCGGCAATTGTTTTTGGCAATGAAAGAACCGGTTTAACCGATAAGGAGCTTGATATTTGCTCGCTTGCAATCAATATTCCTTCCGCTCAAAACTTTCCTTCACTCAATTTATCCCATGCAGTACAAATTATCTGTTATGAGCTTTTTAGAAAATTCAGCCCAAGAAAATATGGCTATGAAAAAATATCCATGCAGGAGGTAACGCTCCTTTCCGAAAAAATAAACGAATATCTTTGCCTTGCAGGACTTTTCCGACATGCTGGTAAGGAAGATAACCAACGGTTTATGGAAGAAATTATCGGAAGAGCGGGAATGTCAAAAAAAGAGGCTGCACGATTTGAGAAATTGTTCAAAAAACTTGCCTATATAAAAACTAAAAAAGAATAG
- the ybaK gene encoding Cys-tRNA(Pro) deacylase, whose amino-acid sequence MKKTNAMRILESKNIPFSVTEYEWDENYLDAVSAASKLNLDPDSVYKTIVMMNEKKEVFVFCVPAAHEVSLKKVRILTNSHLNPVKVAELQSITGYLRGGCSPIGMKKHFPVYIDESALKKEQIYISAGQRGMQLVLDPKDLQKACNAEFHQLIDG is encoded by the coding sequence GTGAAAAAAACAAACGCAATGAGGATTCTGGAAAGTAAAAACATACCGTTTTCCGTCACCGAATATGAATGGGATGAAAATTATCTTGATGCCGTATCGGCTGCGTCAAAATTAAATCTTGATCCCGATTCTGTATACAAAACTATTGTGATGATGAATGAAAAAAAGGAAGTTTTTGTGTTTTGTGTTCCCGCAGCGCACGAGGTAAGCTTAAAGAAGGTGCGGATTCTCACAAACTCTCATTTAAATCCTGTTAAGGTAGCGGAGTTACAATCAATTACCGGTTATTTGCGCGGCGGGTGCTCTCCGATAGGAATGAAAAAACACTTTCCCGTATATATTGACGAAAGTGCTTTGAAAAAAGAGCAAATATATATCAGCGCAGGACAGCGCGGAATGCAGCTTGTTTTGGATCCGAAAGATTTGCAAAAAGCTTGTAATGCGGAATTTCATCAACTGATCGACGGCTAA
- a CDS encoding WecB/TagA/CpsF family glycosyltransferase, with amino-acid sequence MAVTRINFLTVPLDVLPEEEIETTVLSLLEKEEPQQIIFVSLWDVLKARRNYEFKQMLENAALCLPISKSLIRGARFLKLPVPVRRHPFNFIISILNVIDSHYKSLYLFGGRTESVIEAEKNVHVTFPGISIVGRFNGYYRKNMEKDIISAIIKSNPSLVIVGNGITGGNKWIYRNRAKLHGGIFIKDPDVIDIFSKQKKRISDKTFEGGREFLLQIVKNPFKIFYFFRYVWYNLLLLFYRFFRTNKGS; translated from the coding sequence ATGGCAGTTACCAGAATAAATTTTTTAACCGTTCCTTTAGATGTTCTTCCGGAAGAAGAAATAGAAACAACTGTTTTATCTTTGCTGGAAAAAGAGGAACCGCAACAAATTATCTTTGTTTCTCTTTGGGATGTATTAAAAGCACGAAGAAACTATGAATTTAAGCAGATGTTGGAAAATGCAGCTCTTTGTTTACCCATTTCAAAAAGCCTTATTAGAGGAGCACGCTTTTTAAAACTGCCGGTTCCTGTCAGAAGGCATCCCTTTAATTTTATTATTTCAATATTAAATGTAATTGATTCTCATTATAAATCGCTGTATTTATTCGGGGGCAGGACGGAAAGTGTAATTGAGGCGGAAAAAAACGTGCATGTTACTTTTCCCGGAATAAGCATTGTCGGACGCTTTAACGGATATTATCGAAAAAACATGGAAAAAGATATTATTTCCGCAATTATAAAATCAAACCCCTCTCTCGTTATTGTTGGAAACGGTATAACAGGCGGCAATAAATGGATATATCGAAATAGAGCTAAACTGCACGGCGGAATTTTCATTAAAGATCCTGATGTAATTGATATTTTCTCAAAACAAAAAAAGAGAATATCCGATAAAACATTTGAAGGCGGCAGAGAATTCTTACTGCAAATTGTAAAAAATCCTTTTAAAATTTTTTACTTTTTTCGCTATGTTTGGTATAACTTGCTCTTACTTTTCTATCGATTTTTCAGGACAAATAAGGGCTCTTAA